Proteins encoded together in one Penicillium digitatum chromosome 1, complete sequence window:
- a CDS encoding Cell wall integrity signaling protein Lsp1/Pil1, putative: protein MRQSRAPTASQVESPPPPLSTTKTGRWLGKGGIGHAFRKNAAGAFGPDLAKKLSQLVKMEKNVMRSMELVARERMEVAQQLSIWGEACDEDVSDVTDKLGVLIYEIGELEDMFVDRYDQYRVTIKSIRNIEASVQPSRDRKQKITDEIAKLKYKDPNSPRIVVLEQELVRAEAESLVAEAQLSNITREKVKAAFQYQFDALREHCEKVAIVAGYGKHLLDLIDDTPVTPGETRHAYDGYDASKAIIQDCEDALTNWVSSKAVVKSSLSQRSRTLSQRHRSNLSKNREGVDLSGQDQPLAGDRDSWLPADQHPNYEDGDDGVSTIEGELRGREEEREPITA from the exons ATGCGCCAGTCACGCGCCCCGACCGCATCGCAGGTCGAGAGcccaccaccaccactgtCCACAACCAAGACTGGGAGATGGCTAGGGAAAGGTGGGATTG GCCATGCTTTCCGCAAGAATGCCGCCGGAGCCTTCGGACCCGATCTCGCCAAGAAGCTGTCGCAGCTCGTCAAAATGGAAAAGAACGTCATGCGCAGCATGGAGCTCGTCGCCCGGGAGCGCATGGAAGTTGCG CAACAACTCTCCATCTGGGGTGAAGCATGCGATGAGGATGTGTCGGATGTGACGGACAAGCTCGGCGTGCTGATCTACGAGATCGGTGAGCTGGAGGATATGTTCGTTGACCGCTACGACCAGTACCGTGTCACTATCAAGAGCATCCGCAACATCGAGGCTTCCGTACAGCCCAGCCGAGACC GCAAGCAAAAGATCACCGATGAGATCGCCAAGCTCAAGTACAAGGACCCTAACTCGCCCCGCATTGTCGTCCTGGAGCAAGAGCTCGTCCGCGCCGAAGCCGAGTCCCTCGTCGCCGAGGCCCAGCTATCTAACATCACCCGCGAGAAGGTCAAGGCCGCCTTCCAGTACCAGTTCGATGCGCTCCGTGAGCACTGCGAGAAGGTCGCCATCGTCGCCGGTTACGGAAAGCACCTCCTCGACCTAATCGATGACACCCCCGTTACTCCCGGCGAGACCCGCCACGCCTACGATGGCTACGATGCCTCCAAGGCCATCATCCAAGACTGCGAGGATGCCCTCACCAACTGGGTCTCCTCCAAGGCAGTTGTCAAGTCCAGTCTCTCCCAACGCTCCCGCACCCTCTCCCAGCGCCACCGCTCTAACCTCAGCAAGAACCGCGAAGGCGTGGATTTGTCTGGACAGGATCAGCCCTTGGCTGGGGATCGTGACTCTTGGCTCCCCGCTGACCAGCATCCCAACTACGaggatggtgatgatggtgtCAGCACCATCGAGGGCGAGCTGAGAGGCCGTGAAGAGGAGCGTGAGCCTATTACCGCATAA
- a CDS encoding BZIP transcription factor, putative encodes MPGEQPPLPGSGPVFDKLENFNFLMSRHDPAAKTRQYSFDAESGLAPFGNASMDYDQTEGMGGLSVSSYESIEDDRSSLDLRGYPYHGPSGDKSVNYNLPEHMMPYSAHSIYPPVPYAPDELGHAQGALTPSDVSSSISPPNGQMGNTKYSTTISGDRIAAALDQEEGVRGAAEEDRRRRNTAASARFRQKKKQREQVLERTVRETTEKNASLEARVAQLEMENRWLKNLLTEKHDAGSRVPAPAKDSSALELKGPGGNTRQKHIQPKKKGVGTEE; translated from the exons ATGCCGGGGGAACAACCACCTTTGCCAGGTTCAGGTCCCGTTTTCGACAAACTTGAGAACTTCAATTTTTTGATGTCACGTCACGATCCAGCAGCGAAGACTCGACAGTACTCATTTGACGCTGAGTCCGGGCTGGCCCCATTTGGCAATGCGAGTATGGATTACGACCAGACCGAAGGTATGGGCGGTCTATCTGTCAGTTCCTACGAGAGTATAGAAGACGACCGCAGCTCCCTCGATCTCCGAGGCTATCCCTATCATG GCCCTTCCGGCGACAAGTCCGTCAACTACAATCTCCCAGAGCACATGATGCCCTACTCAGCACACTCAATTTATCCGCCAGTCCCATATGCGCCCGACGAGCTCGGTCACGCACAGGGAGCCCTCACTCCATCCGATGTTTCTTCATCCATCTCTCCACCCAACGGCCAAATGGGAAACACCAAGTACAGCACCACGATCTCCGGCGATCGTATCGCCGCCGCTCTCGACCAAGAAGAGGGCGTGCGCGGGGCCGCAGAGGAAGATCGTCGTCGTCGAAATACCGCCGCCAGCGCCCGCTTCcgtcagaagaagaagcagcgtGAGCAGGTCCTCGAACGGACCGTTCGGGAAACTACCGAGAAGAACGCTTCTCTCGAGGCTCGCGTCGCACAGCTCGAGATGGAGAATCGGTGGTTGAAGAACCTCCTCACTGAGAAACACGATGCTGGTTCTCGTGTACCGGCCCCGGCCAAGGATAGCTCGGCTCTCGAGCTAAAAGGTCCTGGCGGGAATACCAGACAAAAACACATTCAGCCCAAAAAGAAGGGCGTCGGTACGGAGGAGTGA
- a CDS encoding Major facilitator superfamily domain, general substrate transporter, with product MGNKSSSASDEGFDETKDLEAANPTTLNEHFSCADANANRDPVLITWSGPDDLENPKNWQNAPARQDLDKALGMHSDIERYLSMAIVILTYSIGPIFFGPSSELYGRVRLLQISNVWCLAWNLGCGFAQTTSQLFAFRVLAGIGGSAPLAIGGATCGAPKNVARPWASTLLYSTWRWVFWATSAAAVGVQVAGLIWLRECHLSTILRKRRDALVQKTGNHNRHTDQKVEKLVYKLLPAFERPVILFTTQPIVFCMAIYMAYLFGVTYLSHLRLSRTSGLGSITRAPAVAD from the exons ATGGGCAATAAGAGTTCAAGCGCCTCCGACGAGGGGTTCGATGAGACGAAAGATCTCGAAGCAGCCAACCCCACAACCCTAAATGAGCACTTTTCCTGTGCCGACGCCAATGCCAATCGAGACCCAGTTCTCATCACATGGAGTGGACCGGATGATCTAGAGAACCCTAAGAACTGGCAAAATG CCCCCGCTAGGCAAGATCTTGATAAGGCCCTGGGGATGCACTCCGATATTGAGAGATACCTGTCCATGGCCATCGTTATCCTCACCTACTCCATTGGCCCCATTTTCTTTGGCCCAAGTTCGGAGCTCTACGGCCGGGTGCGTCTGCTTCAGATTAGCAACGTATGGTGCCTAGCCTGGAATTTGGGATGCGGGTTCGCCCAGACAACGTCTCAACTCTTTGCATTCCGCGTTCTTGCGGGAATTGGTGGCAGTGCACCGCTCGCAATTGGAGGGG CGACATGTGGAGCGCCGAAGAACGTGGCAAGGCCATGGGCATCTACACTCTTG TACTCGACTTGGCGCTGGGTCTTCTGGGCAACCTCTGCCGCTGCCGTTGGGGTCCAGGTTGCCGGTCTCATCTGGCTGCGTGAGTGTCACTTGAGTACGATCCTTCGCAAGCGACGCGATGCTCTCGTGCAGAAGACGGGCAACCACAATCGGCATACCGACCAGAAGGTAGAGAAGCTTGTCTACAAACTTCTACCTGCCTTTGAGCGACCGGTGATTTTGTTTACGACCCAGCCTATCGTCTTCTGCATGGCCATCTACATGGCCTACCTCTTTGGCGTAACGTACCTCTCTCACTTGCGACTTTCCCGAACATCTGGACTGGGGTCTATCACGAGAGCACCAGCAGTGGCGGACTGA
- a CDS encoding Fungal specific transcription factor, putative → MPGLQPASSGKLLSTDSKSRYVDSVLLHDREGGLCEISDSDQDVNHNEDTGADENTPECLLGLLVAQAISGAIPGNTQSMTGQHPGYEEATKLWNAYVQKAEPLCKVPHIPSVAKMVSTVSKRPPHGLEERGMLAFCHMLSRRDLYVGR, encoded by the coding sequence ATGCCGGGCCTCCAACCTGCCAGCTCGGGTAAACTTCTGTCCACCGACAGCAAGTCTCGCTATGTTGACAGTGTCCTTCTTCATGACAGAGAGGGCGGCCTGTGCGAAATTTCCGATTCCGACCAGGATGTCAACCATAACGAGGACACTGGAGCTGATGAGAACACCCCTGAGTGTCTCCTGGGTCTCCTTGTAGCGCAAGCCATTTCTGGGGCCATACCTGGAAACACGCAAAGCATGACCGGACAGCACCCCGGCTATGAGGAGGCGACCAAGCTTTGGAATGCGTACGTGCAAAAAGCAGAGCCTTTGTGTAAGGTTCCTCATATTCCGAGTGTCGCAAAAATGGTTAGCACCGTTTCAAAACGACCCCCCCATGGCCTCGAAGAGCGAGGAATGCTTGCTTTTTGTCATATGCTATCTCGCCGTGACCTCTACGTCGGACGCTGA
- a CDS encoding Fungal transcriptional regulatory protein, N-terminal has product MDSALWRGQQLRACEMCHRKKTKCEVEGSSLICMQCMRRNTPCAFPVQHEKRDDHQSNEEYVRSLKDRLVRVESLLRTAGILQETDMSQDDFSDEDDGGPASQELSSASSPTSNFGSPLCSKGGFIEGTPIFPADQRDDSRYFGTSCSLSILSRTGIDWIKSKTGDVSFLRIISPESVHENPWNQWRPDVFRDLFASKVFKPLPPRSEVFSLMKDFFRTANRLFPIYLESSFMKMVEWQYTQQTCDDAARWANINMVICLAYEYRSSNSSKSEKEKEKSQLYFRNAMSVFTELALKRTDLLSVQALISMAFFLRGNSGTQSALPLITAAMRSSHRMGLHRDIARPELSPAEQEERRRVFWVAFVIDQSTCLRIGNAPAQHQDDFDVPLPEELDDDKHGETASNIPFFRELCQMSLIKSHIYSRLYSVKALEKPPVEIYKNVKELHAELEEWKRGSPTLNEPQLKYSERDFLFGFAAIGLHFVYHNALIMIHRVPIFLNYMIAARKEPEKVQLISKAHASRSAAIGAQAARDTLKVVNNMPWGDIAWTWSLLYYVFLAASTLFSHILRDTRDPRVRADLQSLGMVSAFFATLAPGEGSNNYASFMARMSATLERIARVAIEKDEKRARAPDEEDQEYKAPGAKRHTSRTQSAPQHQKKHRRPTTLRKIMTPATAPGYSTSSTTTPNRMGISIPDTLEGLPPVNSSGYVVPVSPLPDPGNSSQIQIPYLASPYSPSTTFLHEAGDNGFCAPQIPSWQLSHDFSSTTATQAQAPGSSGMTPNPINTINSPDSFTSTANSIPDFFQYPMSGDWSHGGNLFGGLFPTEYTFPPLNPTETQSADAYSSMPILSAGSFIDGAPAIGGQTAQTGGFDPQNPGYGYAPQGQEDPNQAADPVWPNGFLGLF; this is encoded by the exons ATGGATTCTGCGCTATGGAGAGGTCAGCAACTGAGG GCTTGTGAAATGTGCCATCGAAAAAAGACCAAGTGTGAGGTTGAAGGGTCTAGTTTAATTTGCATGCAATGCATGCGCCGTAATACGCCGTGTGCCTTTCCGGTTCAGCATGAGAAGCGGGATGATCACCAAAG TAATGAGGAGTATGTCAGGTCTTTGAAAGACCGCCTCGTCAGGGTTGAGTCGTTGTTGAGGACGGCAGGCATCTTGCAAGAGACCGACATGAGCCAAGACGACTTttccgatgaagatgatggtgGACCAGCTAGTCAAGAGCTATCATCTGCCTCCAGTCCAACGTCAAATTTCGGGTCGCCTCTTTGCTCAAAGGGTGGCTTCATCGAGGGGACGCCTATCTTCCCGGCGGACCAAAGAGATGACTCTCGATATTTCG GGACATCGTGCTCATTGTCAATTCTATCGCGAACAGGTATAGACTGGATTAAGAGCAAAACAGGTGATGTCAGCTTCTTGCGAATCATATCTCCTGAATCCGTTCATGAAAATCCCTGGAATCAGTGGCGACCGGACGTGTTCCGTGATCTTTTTGCCTCGAAAGTCTTTAAGCCTTTACCCCCGAGGTCGGAAGTATTTTCTCTTATGAAAGATTTCTTCAGGACGGCTAACCGTCTGTTTCCTATCTATCTTGAGTCATCATTCATGAAAATGGTTGAATGGCAATATACGCAGCAAACCTGTGATGACGCTGCCCGTTGGGCCAATATCAACATGGTAATCTGCCTGGCATATGAATATCGATCCTCGAATAGCTCCAAGtcagagaaagagaaagagaaatcCCAGTTGTACTTCAGGAACGCCATGTCGGTCTTCACGGAATTAGCCTTAAAACGCACCGATTTACTGAGTGTACAGGCTTTGATTAGCATG GCCTTCTTCCTTCGGGGAAATTCTGGAACTCAATCAGCTCTGCCACTCATCACTGCGGCTATGCGATCCAGTCACCGAATGGGGCTTCATCGAGATATTGCAAGACCAGAACTTAGCCCGGCTGAGCAAGAGGAGAGACGCCGCGTTTTTTGGGTTGCATTTGTCATTGATCAAAG CACATGCCTAAGAATTGGAAACGCCCCAGCACAACATCAAGATGATTTTGATGTCCCTCTTCCAGAGGAACTGGATGACGACAAGCATGGTGAAACCGCAAGCAACATCCCATTCTTCCGCGAGCTCTGTCAGATGTCGCTCATCAAGAGCCACATCTACAGCCGATTGTACTCCGTTAAGGCATTAGAAAAACCTCCCGTTGAAATCTACAAGAATGTTAAAGAACTACATGCAGAGCTTGAAGAGTGGAAACGCGGATCCCCAACTCTTAATGAACCGCAATTGAAATATAGTGAACGGGACTTCCTGTTTGGCTTTGCCGCTATTGGTCTCCATTTTGTCTACCACAATGCTTTGATCATGATACACCGGGTACCCATCTTTCTTAACTACATGATAGCAGCCAGAAAGGAACCAGAGAAAGTCCAGTTAATCAGCAAGGCACATGCCTCAAGATCAGCAGCCATTGGTGCACAGGCCGCTCGAGATACTTTGAAGGTCGTCAATAACATGCCATGGGGAGATATCGCATGGACCTG GTCACTACTATACTACGTCTTCCTGGCAGCATCAACATTATTCTCACATATCCTGCGGGATACTCGCGATCCCAGAGTGCGAGCAGACCTTCAATCCCTCGGCATGGTTTCAGCATTCTTTGCAACTCTTGCCCCAGGTGAAGGGTCAAATAATTACGCTAGTTTCATGGCCCGGATGAGCGCAACCCTCGAACGCATTGCCAGAGTCGCCATCGAGAAAGACGAGAAAAGAGCCCGCGCCCCagacgaagaagaccaagaatATAAAGCACCAGGAGCCAAGAGGCACACCTCTCGGACACAATCAGCACCACAGCACCAAAAAAAGCACCGCCGACCCACAACCCTCCGCAAAATTATGACCCCCGCCACAGCTCCCGGGTATTCAACATCAAGCACTACCACCCCTAACAGGATGGGCATCAGTATCCCTGATACCCTAGAGGGTCTTCCGCCAGTCAATTCTTCAGGCTACGTTGTCCCCGTGAGCCCATTGCCAGACCCGGGCAATAGCAGCCAAATCCAAATCCCATATCTCGCCAGTCCCTACTCGCCTTCAACCACATTCCTCCACGAAGCAGGCGACAACGGCTTTTGCGCACCGCAAATCCCATCTTGGCAACTATCTCATGACTTTTCTTCCACGACTGCAacccaagcccaagccccAGGGTCATCAGGCATGACCCCTAACCCCATCAACACCATCAACTCCCCAGACTCCTTCACCAGCACCGCCAACTCAATCCCCGATTTCTTCCAGTACCCAATGTCCGGCGACTGGAGCCACGGCGGAAATCTCTTCGGCGGACTCTTTCCCACGGAATACACCTTTCCACCTCTCAATCCAACGGAAACTCAGTCTGCCGATGCATATTCTTCCATGCCGATCCTGTCAGCTGGGTCGTTTATTGATGGTGCGCCTGCTATTGGCGGCCAGACGGCTCAGACTGGTGGGTTCGATCCTCAGAATCCGGGCTATGGTTATGCGCCGCAGGGCCAGGAAGATCCGAATCAGGCCGCTGATCCGGTCTGGCCAAATGGCTTTTTGGGGTTGTTTTAG